In one window of Burkholderia sp. NRF60-BP8 DNA:
- a CDS encoding 1-aminocyclopropane-1-carboxylate deaminase: MNLQRFPRYPLTFGPTPIQPLKRLSAHLGGKVELYAKREDCNSGLAFGGNKTRKLEYLVPDALAQGADTLVSIGGVQSNQTRQVAAVAAHLGMKCVLVQEHWVNYEDPVYDRVGNIQLSRMMGADVRLVADGFDIGIRRSWEEAMESVRQAGGKPYPIPAGCSEHPLGGLGFVGFAEEVRAQEAALGFKFDYVVVCSVTGSTQAGMVVGFAADGRADRVIGIDASAKPEQTREQITRIARHTAELVGLGRDIVDQDVVLDTRYGGPEYGLPSDGTLEAIRLCARLEGMLTDPVYEGKSMHGMIDKVRRGEFEPGSKVLYAHLGGAPALSAYNEIFRNG; encoded by the coding sequence ATGAACCTGCAACGCTTCCCCCGCTATCCGTTGACGTTCGGCCCGACACCCATCCAGCCACTCAAGCGCCTGAGCGCGCATCTCGGCGGCAAGGTCGAGTTGTATGCGAAGCGCGAGGACTGCAACAGCGGCCTCGCATTCGGCGGCAACAAGACCCGCAAGCTCGAATATCTCGTGCCCGACGCGCTCGCGCAGGGCGCCGATACGCTCGTGTCGATCGGCGGCGTGCAGTCGAACCAGACGCGCCAGGTGGCGGCCGTGGCCGCGCATCTCGGGATGAAGTGCGTGCTCGTGCAGGAACACTGGGTCAACTACGAAGATCCGGTGTACGACCGGGTCGGCAACATCCAGTTGTCCCGGATGATGGGCGCCGACGTGCGGCTCGTCGCCGACGGCTTCGACATCGGCATTCGCCGCAGTTGGGAAGAAGCGATGGAGAGCGTGCGGCAGGCGGGCGGCAAGCCGTATCCGATTCCGGCCGGCTGTTCCGAGCATCCGCTTGGCGGGCTCGGATTCGTCGGCTTCGCCGAGGAGGTGCGTGCGCAGGAAGCGGCGCTCGGGTTCAAGTTCGATTACGTCGTCGTCTGCTCGGTGACGGGCAGCACGCAGGCCGGCATGGTCGTCGGCTTCGCGGCCGACGGGCGCGCGGATCGCGTGATCGGCATCGATGCGTCGGCGAAGCCGGAGCAGACGCGCGAACAGATCACGCGGATCGCGCGGCATACGGCCGAGCTGGTCGGGCTCGGCCGCGATATCGTCGACCAGGATGTCGTGCTCGATACGCGGTACGGCGGGCCGGAGTATGGCTTGCCGAGCGACGGCACGCTGGAAGCGATTCGCCTGTGCGCACGGCTGGAAGGGATGCTGACCGATCCCGTCTACGAAGGGAAATCGATGCACGGGATGATCGACAAGGTGCGGCGCGGGGAATTCGAGCCGGGGTCGAAGGTGCTATACGCGCATCTTGGCGGGGCGCCGGCGTTGAGCGCGTACAACGAGATCTTTCGCAACGGTTGA
- a CDS encoding Lrp/AsnC family transcriptional regulator: protein MKLERSNASRADAAPTLDRIDRAILRQLQQDASISNVSLAAKVKLSAPACLRRVERLKEMGLIRGIVALLEPKALGAGMLVVIGFVLDRSTPEAFAAFEKAAQKVSGCVECHVVTGEFDYFMLVRTRDNDSFNRLHAEQLLYLPGVRQVRSFMVLKEILSTHALPL from the coding sequence ATGAAATTAGAGCGCAGCAATGCATCGCGAGCCGACGCCGCACCGACGCTCGACCGCATCGACCGCGCGATCCTGCGGCAACTGCAGCAGGATGCGTCGATCTCGAACGTGAGCCTCGCGGCGAAAGTGAAGCTGAGCGCGCCGGCGTGCCTGCGGCGCGTCGAGCGGCTCAAGGAAATGGGGCTGATCCGCGGCATCGTCGCGTTGCTCGAACCGAAGGCGCTCGGCGCCGGAATGCTGGTCGTGATCGGCTTCGTACTCGATCGCTCGACGCCGGAAGCGTTCGCCGCGTTCGAGAAGGCGGCGCAGAAAGTGTCGGGGTGTGTCGAATGCCACGTCGTGACGGGAGAATTCGACTACTTCATGCTCGTGCGCACGCGCGACAACGACAGCTTCAACCGGCTGCATGCCGAGCAGTTGCTTTACTTGCCGGGCGTGCGGCAGGTGCGCTCGTTCATGGTGCTCAAGGAAATCCTGTCGACGCATGCGTTGCCGCTGTAG
- a CDS encoding class I SAM-dependent methyltransferase, with amino-acid sequence MTWPNAWRVSALFVREWVERPALVGALCPSSRHLAREMADAVPDGDGLVVELGGGTGAITAALLERGVAPRRLVVVERSPAFVQHLRRRFPGISIVSGDARQLERLMPPGAAVDAIVSCLPLRTLPREDVAAIVGQCHRVLSADGVMIQFTYDLRPPGRHPLGDSAFVACDSRIVWANFPPARIVTVRCAAAYAG; translated from the coding sequence ATGACGTGGCCGAACGCGTGGCGTGTCTCGGCGCTGTTCGTGCGCGAGTGGGTCGAGCGTCCGGCCCTGGTGGGCGCGTTGTGCCCCAGTTCGCGGCACCTGGCGCGCGAGATGGCCGATGCAGTGCCGGACGGCGACGGGCTCGTCGTCGAACTCGGTGGCGGCACCGGCGCGATCACCGCGGCGCTGCTCGAACGCGGCGTCGCGCCCCGGCGTCTCGTGGTGGTCGAACGCTCGCCGGCGTTCGTGCAGCATCTGCGGCGACGCTTTCCCGGAATCTCGATCGTGTCGGGCGACGCGCGGCAACTCGAGCGGCTGATGCCGCCGGGGGCCGCGGTCGACGCGATCGTCTCGTGCCTGCCGTTGCGCACGCTGCCGCGTGAAGACGTGGCGGCGATCGTCGGTCAATGTCACCGCGTGCTGTCGGCCGACGGCGTGATGATTCAGTTCACGTACGATTTGCGGCCGCCCGGCCGTCATCCGCTCGGCGATTCGGCATTCGTTGCCTGCGATAGCCGGATCGTCTGGGCAAATTTTCCGCCTGCGCGCATCGTGACCGTGCGCTGCGCCGCCGCATACGCCGGTTGA
- a CDS encoding acyltransferase family protein, whose translation MSAAPRNARIDLLRGVSILLVLLHHFNIAYPLRDTALARVLGWDTVHAIVRNGNYGVTMFFAISGYLITSNARRRWGSLGTLDVRAFYVSRIARIVPCLLLLLALVDGLAAAGVPIFANHAPQGVAVSYWLVNLASLTFWMNVLIGAYGWVNYALGVLWSLSVEEVFYLSFPLLCIALRRDALLFAFWLLVAAIGPVYRHTHPGDEGGFLYAYFACFDGIAIGCCTALLAERARWQALAAAPVQWLAAAAMTALYLAWPIVESHVFGVSAMALGTAVLLIGAHAQRTPDRGRMLAPLRWSGRLSYELYLFHLIVLGMLRTFWAPSAMHGDDKLALLVAYLVLSAGFSAVIARGYAAPLDRFVKRVALRPAVQMASSTRV comes from the coding sequence ATGAGCGCCGCCCCGCGCAACGCCCGCATCGACTTGCTGCGCGGCGTATCGATCCTGCTCGTCCTGCTGCATCACTTCAACATCGCGTATCCACTGCGCGACACCGCGCTCGCACGCGTGCTCGGCTGGGACACGGTCCATGCGATCGTGCGCAACGGCAATTACGGCGTGACGATGTTCTTCGCGATCTCGGGCTACCTGATCACGTCGAATGCGCGCCGCCGCTGGGGCAGCCTCGGCACGCTCGACGTGCGCGCGTTCTACGTGTCGCGCATCGCGCGGATCGTCCCGTGCCTGCTTCTGCTGCTCGCGCTCGTCGACGGACTGGCCGCGGCCGGCGTGCCGATCTTCGCGAACCATGCGCCGCAGGGCGTCGCCGTGTCGTACTGGCTCGTGAACCTGGCGTCGCTCACGTTCTGGATGAACGTGCTGATCGGCGCGTACGGATGGGTCAACTACGCGCTCGGCGTACTGTGGTCGCTGTCGGTCGAAGAGGTGTTCTACCTGTCGTTCCCGCTGCTGTGCATCGCACTGCGCCGCGACGCGCTGCTGTTCGCGTTCTGGCTGCTGGTCGCCGCGATCGGCCCCGTGTACCGCCATACGCATCCGGGCGACGAAGGCGGCTTCCTGTACGCGTACTTCGCCTGCTTCGACGGCATCGCGATCGGCTGCTGTACCGCGCTGCTGGCCGAACGCGCGCGCTGGCAGGCGCTCGCGGCCGCGCCCGTGCAATGGCTCGCGGCAGCGGCGATGACGGCGCTCTATCTCGCGTGGCCGATCGTCGAAAGCCATGTGTTCGGCGTCTCCGCCATGGCGCTCGGCACGGCCGTGCTGCTGATCGGCGCGCATGCGCAACGCACCCCCGATCGCGGCCGCATGCTCGCGCCGCTGCGCTGGAGCGGCCGGCTCAGCTACGAGCTGTATCTGTTCCATCTGATCGTGCTCGGCATGCTGCGCACGTTCTGGGCGCCGTCCGCCATGCATGGCGACGACAAGCTGGCGCTGCTCGTCGCGTATCTGGTGCTTTCGGCAGGTTTCAGTGCAGTCATCGCGCGCGGCTATGCGGCGCCGCTCGATCGCTTCGTCAAGCGGGTCGCGTTGCGGCCTGCCGTGCAGATGGCGAGCAGCACGCGGGTCTAG